One genomic segment of Elgaria multicarinata webbii isolate HBS135686 ecotype San Diego chromosome 21, rElgMul1.1.pri, whole genome shotgun sequence includes these proteins:
- the TRMT112 gene encoding multifunctional methyltransferase subunit TRM112-like protein — MKLLTHNMLTSHVRGVQPGGGFPLRIQATEVKVNNVDFNPEFTARMVPKVEWGALVEAAESLGHRSDLPSELLPGYEGNEDFLRKVHHVLLEVEVMEGVLKCPDTGHEFPITKGIPNMLLSEKET; from the exons ATGAAGCTCCTGACACACAACATGCTCACTTCACACGTGCGGGGAGTGCAGCCCGGTGGAGGATTCCCTCTCCGTATCCAG GCCACAGAGGTGAAAGTGAACAATGTAGACTTCAACCCGGAGTTCACTGCCCGGATGGTTCCCAAAGTGGAATGGGGTGCACTGGTGGAGGCGGCTGAGAGT TTGGGTCACCGCTCAGACTTGCCCTCGGAGCTCCTCCCCGGCTACGAGGGAAACGAGGATTTCCTTCGAAAAGTGCATCATGTGCTGTTGGAG GTGGAGGTGATGGAAGGTGTCCTGAAATGCCCGGATACTGGGCACGAGTTTCCCATCACGAAGGGTATCCCCAACATGTTGCTGAGCGAGAAAGAGACATGA